In the genome of Populus trichocarpa isolate Nisqually-1 chromosome 6, P.trichocarpa_v4.1, whole genome shotgun sequence, one region contains:
- the LOC18100544 gene encoding glutamate receptor 2.8: MGKVIIRVGVVLDMNSAVGKTAENCISAAANDFYAWNADYRTRISLVTRDSKGDVVTAASAALDLMKNEEVEAIIGPQRSSEAKFVIELGNKTQVPILSFSATSPALTPVQSNYFIRTAQSDSSQVKAIASIVETYGWREIVLIYEGTEYGIALVPYLLNAFHAIGTRVPYESCIPSPSDDTEIMNELHKIKKMQESVFLVHMTASMGSRLFLLAESAGMMSEGYAWLVTTGLSTLLDPVDAKVMDSMEGVLGVKPYVPKSIELEGFKSRWKKNFNSENLFGLWAYDTVWAIAMAVERAGIVHSSFLKQNASNRSADLAALGISEMGPRLLKSILNTTFDGLSGKFQLVKGEMAPFAFEIFNVVGRSERVIGYWTEKGGLSQSLDSSSKISHSNSKTKLKQPIWPGGTIQQPKKLRIGVPVRSDFSEFIKVEWDQQSNEPIVSGFSAEVFLAVHDILPFPLPYEFIPFMNESSRKSAGTYDDLLRQIEHQKFDAVVGDTTIVAYRSSYVDFTLPYSESGITMVVLMKRDERDNMWIFLKPLSPKLWLVTGLAFFVTGLVVWVLEHRTNTEFRGTPEQQLGTVIWFSFSTLVFAHKERPENNLTRFVLIIWIFVVLIISQSYTASLASMLTVQRMHPAFVDVTEIKRNNYFVGHPKDSFVKDFLKKELHFNDTMLREYSTPEEYHDALSRGSHNGGVAAIFDEIPYVRRFLNDKYRCSKFQMVGPTYQTDGFGFAFPLNSPLVSHISRAILNVTEDHDKMEAIKSKSFGREITCEDRGAETSSGGLRLSSFAGLFLISGVASISSLLIYIIRFLFSNYPASNTRHEEQSMWLRILEVAKRFDQKDPSVHHLRRAESRVHPVTGPESIGASPETNNVHEMTSNEGAEDVGENQNHDNLTSGNSGANFIASNADTVAPNTPERNRASPATAYVHEMTSDEGAEVVVGDQNRGNPTSVNSGTNTNTM, from the exons ATGGGGAAGGTGATTATACGAGTAGGAGTGGTTCTTGATATGAACTCAGCAGTCGGAAAAACGGCAGAGAACTGCATATCTGCTGCAGCAAACGATTTTTATGCTTGGAATGCTGATTATCGGACTAGAATCTCTCTTGTCACCAGGGATTCCAAAGGGGACGTCGTAACAGCAGCATCTGCAG CACTggatttaatgaaaaatgaagaagtTGAAGCAATCATAGGGCCTCAAAGATCATCAGAAGCCAAGTTTGTGATAGAGCTTGGAAACAAGACACAAGTGCCAATTCTCTCTTTTTCAGCTACTAGTCCTGCTCTCACTCCAGTTCAAAGCAATTACTTTATCCGGACAGCTCAAAGTGAttcctctcaagtgaaagccattGCCAGCATTGTCGAAACTTATGGTTGGAGGGAAATTGTTCTAATCTATGAAGGCACAGAATATGGCATTGCTTTGGTTCCATATTTGCTAAATGCCTTCCACGCGATTGGTACTCGAGTTCCCTATGAAAGTTGCATTCCATCGCCTTCCGATGACACTGAAATCATGAACGAGCtccacaaaataaagaaaatgcagGAAAGCGTGTTTCTGGTGCACATGACAGCCTCCATGGGATCCAGACTATTCTTACTCGCCGAAAGCGCAGGAATGATGAGTGAAGGGTATGCATGGCTCGTGACAACAGGATTGTCCACCTTATTAGATCCTGTGGACGCAAAAGTAATGGATTCTATGGAAGGTGTATTAGGTGTAAAGCCATATGTACCAAAATCAATAGAACTTGAAGGTTTCAAATCAAGATGGAAAAAGAATTTCAACTCTGAAAACCTCTTTGGTTTATGGGCATATGATACAGTTTGGGCGATAGCAATGGCAGTGGAGAGGGCTGGCATTGTGCATTCTagtttcttaaaacaaaacGCAAGCAACAGGTCAGCTGATCTTGCGGCTTTGGGAATCTCAGAAATGGGGCCAAGACTCCTGAAGTCCATTTTAAACACTACCTTTGATGGCTTGAGCGGAAAGTTCCAGTTGGTTAAGGGTGAGATGGCACCTTTCGCCTTCGAAATATTCAATGTGGTGGGGAGATCAGAGAGGGTTATTGGATATTGGACAGAAAAAGGAGGACTTTCTCAGAGCTTGGATAGCAGTAGTAAAATATCACACTCAAATTCCAAAACCAAACTGAAGCAACCAATTTGGCCAGGAGGCACAATACAACAGCCGAAGAAATTGAGGATTGGGGTTCCAGTGAGAAGCGATTTTAGCGAATTTATAAAAGTCGAATGGGATCAGCAGAGCAATGAGCCTATTGTTTCAGGCTTCTCTGCAGAGGTTTTCCTTGCAGTGCATGATATATTACCATTTCCCCTTCCGTATGAATTCATACCCTTTATGAACGAAAGTAGTAGGAAGAGTGCCGGGACTTACGATGATCTTCTTCGGCAAATCGAACATCAG AAATTTGATGCAGTGGTTGGAGATACAACAATAGTGGCTTATCGCTCATCATATGTAGATTTCACCTTGCCTTACTCGGAATCAGGCATAACAATGGTGGTTTTGATGAAACGCGATGAGAGGGATAACATGTGGATTTTCTTGAAGCCACTAAGCCCGAAACTTTGGTTAGTAACTGGACTAGCCTTCTTTGTCACAGGTTTAGTGGTATGGGTGCTCGAACACCGTACAAACACAGAGTTTAGGGGAACACCAGAGCAACAACTGGGCACAGTTATTTGGTTCTCCTTCTCAACACTGGTCTTTGCACATA AGGAGAGGCCAGAGAACAACCTGACAAGATTTGTCTTGATCATATGGATATTTGTGGTACTTATTATATCTCAGAGTTACACTGCTAGCTTAGCCTCAATGCTAACAGTACAGCGGATGCATCCCGCATTTGTTGATGTCACAGAGATCAAGAGGAATAATTACTTTGTTGGACACCCGAAAGATtcttttgtgaaagatttccttaaaaaagaattacattTCAATGACACGATGTTGAGGGAATATAGCACTCCAGAGGAGTATCACGATGCGTTGTCTAGAGGGTCTCATAATGGTGGTGTGGCTGCTATCTTTGATGAAATTCCCTACGTTAGACGCTTCCTTAACGACAAGTACCGCTGCTCTAAATTTCAAATGGTAGGACCAACCTATCAAACCGATGGATTTGGCTTT gcctTCCCACTTAACTCCCCACTAGTCTCTCATATCTCAAGAGCAATCTTGAATGTCACTGAAGATCATGATAAAATGGAAGCAATTAAGAGTAAAAGCTTTGGTAGGGAAATCACCTGTGAAGATCGAGGAGCTGAAACCTCTTCAGGTGGTCTAAGGTTGTCTAGCTTCGCGGGCCTCTTCCTTATCTCTGGAGTTGCTTCCATATCTTCGCTCCTGATATATATCATCAGGTTCCTTTTCTCAAATTATCCTGCTTCGAACACAAGGCATGAAGAACAATCCATGTGGCTGAGAATTCTTGAGGTAGCAAAGCGTTTTGACCAGAAAGATCCCTCCGTCCATCATCTTAGGCGAGCTGAATCTAGAGTTCACCCTGTCACAGGTCCTGAAAGTATTGGAGCCTCACCTGAGACTAACAACGTGCATGAAATGACTTCCAATGAAGGAGCCGAAGATGTTGgagaaaatcaaaaccatgACAATCTTACCTCGGGGAATAGTGGTGCAAATTTTATTGCCTCCAATGCAGATACTGTTGCCCCTAACACTCCGGAAAGAAACCGAGCTTCACCTGCTACTGCCTATGTGCATGAAATGACTTCCGATGAAGGAGCCGAAGTTGTTGTTGGGGATCAAAACCGCGGGAATCCTACCTCAGTGAACAGTGGTACAAATACTAATACAATGTAG
- the LOC7465998 gene encoding diacylglycerol kinase 7 isoform X7 has protein sequence MDSSTASTSEESAGKIVASRSSVIQSSRVCGLSVFRINKEDLQRKLSIPKYLRHAIRDSIRSKDVNAAVDRCQEGSGGGREAAPDGPMVVFVNSKSGGRHGPELKERLQQLMGEEQVFDLSDVNPREFVDYGLVCLEKLADLGDYCAKDTRDKLRIMVAGGDGTVGWVLGSLTELHTQDRKPVPPVAVIPLGTGNDLSRSFGWGGAFPFAWKSAVKKSLLKAITGPVCHLDSWHLLVSMPSGKVVDPPHSLKPTEECSLDQGLTIEGELPEKVNCYEGVFYNYFSIGMDARVAYGFHHLRNEKPNLAQGPLSNKLIYSGYSCTQGWFVTPCTSDPSLRGLKNILRMHVKKVNCTEWEQIPVPKSVRAIVALNLHNYGSGRNPWGSPKRQYLEKKGFVEAHVDDGLLEIFGLKHGWHASFVMVELISAKHIAQAAAIRLEVRSGEWKDSYMQMDGEPWKQPMSKEYSTFVEIKRVPFQSLMVNGL, from the exons ATGGACTCGTCGACGGCGTCAACGTCGGAAGAATCGGCGGGGAAGATAGTCGCTTCGAGATCATCAGTAATTCAATCAAGTCGAGTGTGTGGGTTATCGGTCTTCCGAATAAACAAAGAGGATTTACAGAGGAAACTGTCGATACCTAAATATCTGCGTCACGCAATTCGAGACTCAATCAGGTCAAAGGATGTTAATGCCGCTGTTGACCGTTGTCAAGAAGGAAGTGGTGGTGGTCGTGAGGCGGCGCCGGACGGGCCTATGGTGGTGTTTGTGAATTCCAAAAGTGGTGGTAGGCATGGGCCTGAACTTAAAGAGAGGCTTCAACAATTAATGGGAGAGGAGCAG GTTTTTGACCTAAGCGATGTGAATCCCCGTGAATTTGTCGACTATGGTTTGGTTTGTTTAGAGAAGTTGGCTGACCTCGGTGATTATTGTGCCAAAGACACTCGTGACAAGTTGAGAATTATG GTTGCGGGAGGTGATGGTACGGTTGGTTGGGTGTTAGGAAGTCTCACAGAGCTTCACACACAGGATAGGAAGCCAGTTCCTCCAGTAGCGGTCATTCCTCTTGGTACTGGAAATGACCTGTCAAGGAGTTTTGGTTGG ggTGGTGCATTTCCTTTTGCCTGGAAATCAGCTGTCAAAAAATCTCTTCTCAAGGCCATTACAGGTCCAGTGTGCCATTTAGATAG TTGGCATCTTCTAGTGTCAATGCCGAGTGGAAAAGTGGTGGATCCACCCCATTCCCTGAAACCTACAGAGGAGTGTTCTCTTGATCAG GGTTTAACAATTGAGGGGGAGTTGCCTGAGAAAGTGAACTGCTACGAGGGAGTGTTTTATAATTACTTCAGCATAG GAATGGATGCTCGGGTTGCCTATGGCTTCCATCACCTACGCAATGAAAAACCTAACCTTGCACAAGGTCCTCTTTCAAACAAG TTGATCTACTCTGGATACTCTTGCACTCAGGGTTGGTTTGTCACACCTTGCACAAGTGATCCAAGTTTGAG GGGACTCAAGAATATCCTCAGGATGCatgttaaaaaagttaattgcaCAGAATGGGAGCAGATACCTGTTCCTAAAAG TGTAAGAGCGATTGTTGCTTTAAATCTTCACAATTATGGGAGTGGAAGAAATCCATGGGGTAGTCCTAAACGACAGTATTTGGAAAAG AAAGGTTTTGTTGAGGCCCATGTTGATGATGGTCTCCTAGAGATTTTTGGCTTAAAGCATGGATGGCATGCGTCATTCGTCATGGTTGAACTCATCTCCGCCAAACACATAGCCCAG GCTGCAGCAATACGATTGGAAGTAAGGAGTGGAGAATGGAAAGATTCATATATGCAGATGGACGGCGAACCTTGGAAGCAGCCCATGAGCAAGGAATACTCAACATTTGTGGAAATTAAGAGGGTGCCTTTTCAATCTCTCATGGTTAATGGATTATGA
- the LOC7465998 gene encoding diacylglycerol kinase 7 isoform X8, protein MDSSTASTSEESAGKIVASRSSVIQSSRVCGLSVFRINKEDLQRKLSIPKYLRHAIRDSIRSKDVNAAVDRCQEGSGGGREAAPDGPMVVFVNSKSGGRHGPELKERLQQLMGEEQVFDLSDVNPREFVDYGLVCLEKLADLGDYCAKDTRDKLRIMVAGGDGTVGWVLGSLTELHTQDRKPVPPVAVIPLGTGNDLSRSFGWGGAFPFAWKSAVKKSLLKAITGPVCHLDSWHLLVSMPSGKVVDPPHSLKPTEECSLDQGLTIEGELPEKVNCYEGVFYNYFSIGMDARVAYGFHHLRNEKPNLAQGPLSNKLIYSGYSCTQGWFVTPCTSDPSLRGLKNILRMHVKKVNCTEWEQIPVPKSVRAIVALNLHNYGSGRNPWGSPKRQYLEKKGFVEAHVDDGLLEIFGLKHGWHASFVMVELISAKHIAQAAAIRLEVRSGEWKDSYMQMDGEPWKQPMSKEYSTFVEIKRVPFQSLMVNGL, encoded by the exons ATGGACTCGTCGACGGCGTCAACGTCGGAAGAATCGGCGGGGAAGATAGTCGCTTCGAGATCATCAGTAATTCAATCAAGTCGAGTGTGTGGGTTATCGGTCTTCCGAATAAACAAAGAGGATTTACAGAGGAAACTGTCGATACCTAAATATCTGCGTCACGCAATTCGAGACTCAATCAGGTCAAAGGATGTTAATGCCGCTGTTGACCGTTGTCAAGAAGGAAGTGGTGGTGGTCGTGAGGCGGCGCCGGACGGGCCTATGGTGGTGTTTGTGAATTCCAAAAGTGGTGGTAGGCATGGGCCTGAACTTAAAGAGAGGCTTCAACAATTAATGGGAGAGGAGCAG GTTTTTGACCTAAGCGATGTGAATCCCCGTGAATTTGTCGACTATGGTTTGGTTTGTTTAGAGAAGTTGGCTGACCTCGGTGATTATTGTGCCAAAGACACTCGTGACAAGTTGAGAATTATG GTTGCGGGAGGTGATGGTACGGTTGGTTGGGTGTTAGGAAGTCTCACAGAGCTTCACACACAGGATAGGAAGCCAGTTCCTCCAGTAGCGGTCATTCCTCTTGGTACTGGAAATGACCTGTCAAGGAGTTTTGGTTGG ggTGGTGCATTTCCTTTTGCCTGGAAATCAGCTGTCAAAAAATCTCTTCTCAAGGCCATTACAGGTCCAGTGTGCCATTTAGATAG TTGGCATCTTCTAGTGTCAATGCCGAGTGGAAAAGTGGTGGATCCACCCCATTCCCTGAAACCTACAGAGGAGTGTTCTCTTGATCAG GGTTTAACAATTGAGGGGGAGTTGCCTGAGAAAGTGAACTGCTACGAGGGAGTGTTTTATAATTACTTCAGCATAG GAATGGATGCTCGGGTTGCCTATGGCTTCCATCACCTACGCAATGAAAAACCTAACCTTGCACAAGGTCCTCTTTCAAACAAG TTGATCTACTCTGGATACTCTTGCACTCAGGGTTGGTTTGTCACACCTTGCACAAGTGATCCAAGTTTGAG GGGACTCAAGAATATCCTCAGGATGCatgttaaaaaagttaattgcaCAGAATGGGAGCAGATACCTGTTCCTAAAAG TGTAAGAGCGATTGTTGCTTTAAATCTTCACAATTATGGGAGTGGAAGAAATCCATGGGGTAGTCCTAAACGACAGTATTTGGAAAAG AAAGGTTTTGTTGAGGCCCATGTTGATGATGGTCTCCTAGAGATTTTTGGCTTAAAGCATGGATGGCATGCGTCATTCGTCATGGTTGAACTCATCTCCGCCAAACACATAGCCCAG GCTGCAGCAATACGATTGGAAGTAAGGAGTGGAGAATGGAAAGATTCATATATGCAGATGGACGGCGAAC
- the LOC7465998 gene encoding diacylglycerol kinase 7 isoform X20, with protein MDSSTASTSEESAGKIVASRSSVIQSSRVCGLSVFRINKEDLQRKLSIPKYLRHAIRDSIRSKDVNAAVDRCQEGSGGGREAAPDGPMVVFVNSKSGGRHGPELKERLQQLMGEEQVFDLSDVNPREFVDYGLVCLEKLADLGDYCAKDTRDKLRIMVAGGDGTVGWVLGSLTELHTQDRKPVPPVAVIPLGTGNDLSRSFGWGGAFPFAWKSAVKKSLLKAITGPVCHLDSWHLLVSMPSGKVVDPPHSLKPTEECSLDQGLTIEGELPEKVNCYEGVFYNYFSIGMDARVAYGFHHLRNEKPNLAQGPLSNKLIYSGYSCTQGWFVTPCTSDPSLRGLKNILRMHVKKVNCTEWEQIPVPKSVRAIVALNLHNYGSGRNPWGSPKRQYLEKVSHICPPSLFLTPVNFALLSIHLHVIAVILWLRLGLVQG; from the exons ATGGACTCGTCGACGGCGTCAACGTCGGAAGAATCGGCGGGGAAGATAGTCGCTTCGAGATCATCAGTAATTCAATCAAGTCGAGTGTGTGGGTTATCGGTCTTCCGAATAAACAAAGAGGATTTACAGAGGAAACTGTCGATACCTAAATATCTGCGTCACGCAATTCGAGACTCAATCAGGTCAAAGGATGTTAATGCCGCTGTTGACCGTTGTCAAGAAGGAAGTGGTGGTGGTCGTGAGGCGGCGCCGGACGGGCCTATGGTGGTGTTTGTGAATTCCAAAAGTGGTGGTAGGCATGGGCCTGAACTTAAAGAGAGGCTTCAACAATTAATGGGAGAGGAGCAG GTTTTTGACCTAAGCGATGTGAATCCCCGTGAATTTGTCGACTATGGTTTGGTTTGTTTAGAGAAGTTGGCTGACCTCGGTGATTATTGTGCCAAAGACACTCGTGACAAGTTGAGAATTATG GTTGCGGGAGGTGATGGTACGGTTGGTTGGGTGTTAGGAAGTCTCACAGAGCTTCACACACAGGATAGGAAGCCAGTTCCTCCAGTAGCGGTCATTCCTCTTGGTACTGGAAATGACCTGTCAAGGAGTTTTGGTTGG ggTGGTGCATTTCCTTTTGCCTGGAAATCAGCTGTCAAAAAATCTCTTCTCAAGGCCATTACAGGTCCAGTGTGCCATTTAGATAG TTGGCATCTTCTAGTGTCAATGCCGAGTGGAAAAGTGGTGGATCCACCCCATTCCCTGAAACCTACAGAGGAGTGTTCTCTTGATCAG GGTTTAACAATTGAGGGGGAGTTGCCTGAGAAAGTGAACTGCTACGAGGGAGTGTTTTATAATTACTTCAGCATAG GAATGGATGCTCGGGTTGCCTATGGCTTCCATCACCTACGCAATGAAAAACCTAACCTTGCACAAGGTCCTCTTTCAAACAAG TTGATCTACTCTGGATACTCTTGCACTCAGGGTTGGTTTGTCACACCTTGCACAAGTGATCCAAGTTTGAG GGGACTCAAGAATATCCTCAGGATGCatgttaaaaaagttaattgcaCAGAATGGGAGCAGATACCTGTTCCTAAAAG TGTAAGAGCGATTGTTGCTTTAAATCTTCACAATTATGGGAGTGGAAGAAATCCATGGGGTAGTCCTAAACGACAGTATTTGGAAAAGGTATCACACATCTGTCCTCCGAGTCTATTTTTAACACCAGTCAATTTTGCTCTGTTGAGTATCCATCTCCATGTGATAGCTGTGATTCTATGGCTTAGGTTGGGTTTGGTACAAG
- the LOC7465998 gene encoding diacylglycerol kinase 7 isoform X19 has translation MDSSTASTSEESAGKIVASRSSVIQSSRVCGLSVFRINKEDLQRKLSIPKYLRHAIRDSIRSKDVNAAVDRCQEGSGGGREAAPDGPMVVFVNSKSGGRHGPELKERLQQLMGEEQVFDLSDVNPREFVDYGLVCLEKLADLGDYCAKDTRDKLRIMVAGGDGTVGWVLGSLTELHTQDRKPVPPVAVIPLGTGNDLSRSFGWGGAFPFAWKSAVKKSLLKAITGPVCHLDSWHLLVSMPSGKVVDPPHSLKPTEECSLDQGLTIEGELPEKVNCYEGVFYNYFSIGMDARVAYGFHHLRNEKPNLAQGPLSNKLIYSGYSCTQGWFVTPCTSDPSLRGLKNILRMHVKKVNCTEWEQIPVPKSVRAIVALNLHNYGSGRNPWGSPKRQYLEKVSHICPPSLFLTPVNFALLSIHLHVIAVILWLRLRLVQG, from the exons ATGGACTCGTCGACGGCGTCAACGTCGGAAGAATCGGCGGGGAAGATAGTCGCTTCGAGATCATCAGTAATTCAATCAAGTCGAGTGTGTGGGTTATCGGTCTTCCGAATAAACAAAGAGGATTTACAGAGGAAACTGTCGATACCTAAATATCTGCGTCACGCAATTCGAGACTCAATCAGGTCAAAGGATGTTAATGCCGCTGTTGACCGTTGTCAAGAAGGAAGTGGTGGTGGTCGTGAGGCGGCGCCGGACGGGCCTATGGTGGTGTTTGTGAATTCCAAAAGTGGTGGTAGGCATGGGCCTGAACTTAAAGAGAGGCTTCAACAATTAATGGGAGAGGAGCAG GTTTTTGACCTAAGCGATGTGAATCCCCGTGAATTTGTCGACTATGGTTTGGTTTGTTTAGAGAAGTTGGCTGACCTCGGTGATTATTGTGCCAAAGACACTCGTGACAAGTTGAGAATTATG GTTGCGGGAGGTGATGGTACGGTTGGTTGGGTGTTAGGAAGTCTCACAGAGCTTCACACACAGGATAGGAAGCCAGTTCCTCCAGTAGCGGTCATTCCTCTTGGTACTGGAAATGACCTGTCAAGGAGTTTTGGTTGG ggTGGTGCATTTCCTTTTGCCTGGAAATCAGCTGTCAAAAAATCTCTTCTCAAGGCCATTACAGGTCCAGTGTGCCATTTAGATAG TTGGCATCTTCTAGTGTCAATGCCGAGTGGAAAAGTGGTGGATCCACCCCATTCCCTGAAACCTACAGAGGAGTGTTCTCTTGATCAG GGTTTAACAATTGAGGGGGAGTTGCCTGAGAAAGTGAACTGCTACGAGGGAGTGTTTTATAATTACTTCAGCATAG GAATGGATGCTCGGGTTGCCTATGGCTTCCATCACCTACGCAATGAAAAACCTAACCTTGCACAAGGTCCTCTTTCAAACAAG TTGATCTACTCTGGATACTCTTGCACTCAGGGTTGGTTTGTCACACCTTGCACAAGTGATCCAAGTTTGAG GGGACTCAAGAATATCCTCAGGATGCatgttaaaaaagttaattgcaCAGAATGGGAGCAGATACCTGTTCCTAAAAG TGTAAGAGCGATTGTTGCTTTAAATCTTCACAATTATGGGAGTGGAAGAAATCCATGGGGTAGTCCTAAACGACAGTATTTGGAAAAGGTATCACACATCTGTCCTCCGAGTCTATTTTTAACACCAGTCAATTTTGCTCTGTTGAGTATCCATCTCCATGTGATAGCTGTGATTCTATGGCTTAG